A part of Haliotis asinina isolate JCU_RB_2024 chromosome 10, JCU_Hal_asi_v2, whole genome shotgun sequence genomic DNA contains:
- the LOC137298890 gene encoding proton-coupled zinc antiporter SLC30A2-like — protein MAEGVLGGSDGFTNTISSISCETTPALSSSSWLDSFTGDRSRVVLPYTDDLSDDDLLDTGQTDPNLTPGLSPTADYRSMENVNMSGSDQHRRANCSITVETPVFEGRNGRPVGILPDVQVVGKQEQGSLSQTAALVTGASAFAVNGNRLGQTAVSEHVVPVSHSPHPQHRSTHCHMGPTGSSDKLARNQLITVVVLCLLFMAGEAIGGALSNSLALFTDVLHLGSDLISFIISLLAIYLSSKPASKKMSFGYHRAEVLGALFSVFIIWLVSGVLCYMAVERIMHEHYKDVKADEMLITATIGVVFNLIMGFVLHSERCCKFGAAHRSFGHNHSHGSAHGHKTHRNQSEYQPLHQILDDTTELDEHEDNQEFHEFSHRHKNINVRAAFIHVVGDIIQSLGVFVAALIIKFTSDDRFRLADPICTFLFSLLVLITTLAVLRDTLLVMMEGVPRDINYDCLKQELCSIEGVEMVHSLHVWSLTIDKNALSVHLAVDESTDHTNVLSTATSKMQRNHNISHVTIQVEQYDREIMSSCEQCQEPKK, from the exons ATGGCGGAGGGGGTGTTAGGCGGAAGTGACGGATTTACTAACACAATCTCGTCAATCTCATGCGAAACTACGCCAGCCCTCTCCAGCTCCTCATGGTTAGACAGTTTTACAGGGGACAGAAGTAGAGTCGTTCTGCCATACACGGACGACCTATCAGATGACGACTTGTTGGATACGGGTCAGACCGACCCCAATCTGACACCTGGTCTTTCACCGACAGCAGATTACAGATCTATGGAAAATGTCAACATGTCGGGCTCCGATCAGCACAGGAGAGCGAACTGTTCGATTACCGTGGAAACTCCTGTGTTTGAAGGCAGGAACGGCCGGCCAGTTGGAATCCTGCCAGATGTGCAGGTGGTCGGCAAACAAGAACAAGGTAGTTTATCTCAAACTGCAGCACTGGTGACTGGCGCCTCTGCATTCGCTGTCAATGGAAATAGACTCGGCCAAACGGCTGTCAGCGAGCATGTGGTGCCTGTGAGCCACAGTCCTCATCCCCAACATCGGAGTACACACTGTCATATGGGACCTACAGGGAGCAGTGATAAGTTGGCCCGGAATCAACTGATCACCGTTGTAGTACTATGTCTCTTGTTTATGGCAGGAGAAGCCATAG GTGGCGCCCTCTCCAACAGCCTTGCCCTCTTCACCGATGTACTTCACCTTGGCAGCGACCTCATCAGTTTTATCATCAGCCTGCTGGCCATTTACTTGTCCAGCAAACCGGCCTCAAAGAAGATGTCGTTCGGCTACCATCGTGCTG AGGTGTTGGGAGCTCTCTTCAGTGTGTTCATCATCTGGCTGGTGTCAGGAGTTTTGTGCTACATGGCTGTGGAGAGAATTATGCATGAACACTATAAAGATGTGAAGGCAGATGAGATGCTGATAACTGCCACCATTGGAGTTGTCTTCAATCTCAT AATGGGTTTTGTGCTCCATTCAGAGAGATGTTGCAAGTTTGGTGCAGCTCATCGCAGTTTTGGGCACAACCATTCCCATGGGTCAGCCCACGGTCACAAGACCCACCGGAACCAGAGcgagtaccagcctctacatcAAATTCTAGATGATACAACAGAACTGGATGAACATGAAGATAACCAAGAATTTCATGAATTCAGTCATCGACATAAAAACATTAATGTGCGTGCTGCTTTTATTCATGTTGTGGGAGATATTATTCAAAGCCTTGGAGTGTTTGTTGCAGCTCTTATTATAAAGTTTACG TCAGATGACCGGTTCCGTCTAGCCGATCCCATCTGTACGTTCCTGTTTTCTCTGTTGGTTCTGATCACCACATTAGCTGTGCTACGTGACACGCTGTTGGTTATGATGGAAG GAGTTCCAAGAGACATCAACTATGACTGTCTGAAGCAGGAATTGTGTTCAATTGAGGGTGTTGAGATGGTGCACAGCCTGCATGTGTGGTCCCTCACTATAGACAAGAATGCCCTGTCTGTCCATCTGGCAGTCG ATGAGTCAACAGACCACACCAACGTGCTGTCCACAGCCACGAGTAAGATGCAGCGAAATCACAACATCAGTCATGTGACCATTCAGGTGGAGCAGTATGACAGAGAGATCATGTCTTCCTGTGAACAGTGCCAGGAGCCCAAGAAATAG